A single region of the Polyodon spathula isolate WHYD16114869_AA chromosome 12, ASM1765450v1, whole genome shotgun sequence genome encodes:
- the LOC121324312 gene encoding psychosine receptor-like — MSLNNSMDCFIKHDLDQFLFPIVYITVIMISIPANSLSLYVSYKHIKRGNELGIYLFNLSVADLLYTLTLPLWVDYSLNHDNWKHGPHLCKLCSFLMYTNFYTSAAFLCCISIDRYLVVVYPLRFYVLRKVKTAVYVSGLIWAIELSGNIIILLTEQTHNDTLSHVLCYDKFPLEEWKATLNYGRFFIGFLLPAMLMVFCCQRIYKVIKTNIATQDHDKIKITKLLISIVVAFLICFTPYHVVMLIRSITEPHMCEVAKRLSVPYKLTMALSSFNCIADPFLYSFVSESARTDMLTAVSFFKKNPKQPSALNGVNAVEKG, encoded by the coding sequence ATGTCCTTGAATAATAGCATGGACTGTTTCATTAAGCATGATCTTGATCAGTTCTTGTTCCCTATCGTGTATATTACTGTCATTATGATAAGCATTCCAGCAAACTCGTTATCACTATATGTGTCCTACAAACATATAAAAAGGGGAAATGAGCTTGGCATCTACCTCTTCAACTTATCAGTGGCAGATCTGCTTTACACGCTGACTTTGCCATTATGGGTGGATTACTCTCTGAACCATGACAACTGGAAGCATGGGCCTCATCTATGTAAGTTGTGCAGCTTTCTGATGTACACAAACTTTTATACTAGTGCAGCCTTCCTGTGCTGCATATCAATAGACAGATACTTGGTGGTTGTTTATCCCTTAAGATTCTATGTTTTGAGAAAAGTAAAAACTGCAGTTTACGTCAGCGGACTAATCTGGGCTATTGAATTATCAGGTAATATTATTATATTGCTGACTGAACAGACTCACAATGACACCTTGAGCCATGTGCTCTGCTATGACAAATTTCCTTTGGAAGAATGGAAAGCTACACTTAATTATGGGCGGTTCTTTATAGGGTTCCTGCTGCCAGCAATGCTAATGGTATTTTGCTGTCAAAGGATTTACAAAGTTATCAAAACTAATATAGCCACCCAAGATCATGATAAGATAAAGATTACAAAGTTGCTCATAAGCATCGTGGTAGCTTTTTTAATTTGCTTCACTCCTTACCATGTTGTTATGCTGATTCGGAGCATAACCGAACCACACATGTGCGAAGTTGCCAAGAGACTCTCTGTGCCGTACAAATTAACCATGGCTCTATCAAGCTTCAATTGCATTGCCGACCCCTTTCTCTATTCCTTTGTAAGTGAAAGTGCCAGAACAGACATGCTCACTGCTGTCTCGTTTTTCAAGAAAAATCCTAAACAACCTAGTGCACTGAATGGCGTAAATGCAGTTGAAAAAGGATAG